The window GGCGCGGGGTGGAGAGGCGCCGGTGGCCGCGCGGCCCTTTATAATGCGCCCCGCGCGGACCCCGGCAGCCTGGATATAGCCGGTACCCATCTCCCGCTCCCTCCGATCGCTTCCCCATAGCGCAGACCTCCGCGCCGCCGCCGAAGCCTCTCCACCTCCCACCAGCAGCCCTTGGACATGGCGATCCCCGTGCGCCCGCGCCTCCTAGCGGCCCTCGCGCCCACCTTTCTCGGCTGCCTCCTTGCCCAGGTGACCGTGGCTGCAGGTGAGTAGCACTGGTCATGAGGATCTCGTGGCGTACCAGAGACAGGCTGGCTGGGGGCTGCTGTGGTTTCTTGGGGGACCCCAACGTGTCCCGCCGCACCTGTGGACGGGATAGGCTGCGCTTGTCCTGAGGGTTTGAATGAACGCAGGGCGGGAAGGTAGTGGGTGCGCGATCCCCCCTGGCGTCTGTCGCCGCTGATGATGCCTGCTCTGGGCGTCCACCGCGGTTGCATAATGATCTAGGGTTCCCGCTTTGACTTTGAGGAAAGAGCTTCCTAGGAAGTTGTGCCCTTGAAGGTGGCGGGCCCGTGGGTCCGCTTCTGTCCAAGCCAGAGTGCTTTCTGCGGCTTGCATTTTGTCTTTGACAAGGTGTGCGCCTTCCCGCAATGAGTAGCCGCTCTGTGGCCTTCAGTTTAGATCTGATAGAAGCAACCCTGTTGTAAACTCGGGCAAGACAGAGTGCATATCCCACATCTGCCCGATGTTTGGGGTGAGACTGAGACGGAGGACCCGAGGACTTGCACAAAGAGACGTTAGTAACAGTATTTTAATGGAATGGCATCCCACCATGTGACAGGTGCCACGTGGGCCGCCCCTCTACCTTGCTGTCCGTGGGAGTTTCAGTGTAGAGATATTTTAGATTACAATCGGAAAGGTCAAGTTTGGCTTTTTTTTCGTTTATGCGCATTCCGGACTCGCCTCACGTGTGTACACTCTTTTAAACTTGTTCAAATGCTTCGTTGCTGCCTCTACTTGGAGCCTGACCACGTCAGAAGGGTCTGGGACTCTCTAGCACGGTGAGCGGACCTTGGGCGCTCCTTCCACGTTGTTATAAAGTGGGCTTTCCCTTGAATAGTTCAAACAAGAACTTTAGGGTCTTGAGCCGTTCCCACGGACTGCGATGTGGATGTTGCCAGGAGGAAAAAGtgggtctagaaaaaaaatggacacacttacacacacacacacacacacacacacacacacacacttctttgtaAGTCAGTAACGTTTTTGTAACTGACATTTAAAATGTGCTCCTTTTGAGGCTGCGAAAGTGTTTCGTGAACACAGAAGTGCATGTTATTATAGTTCTTTTGTGTTGTTTATAGGTACTCCACAGAAAGCGTTTAATTTAACCTGGAAATCAATTAATTTCAAGACAATTTTGGAGTGGAAACCCAAACCCGTCCATTATGTCTATAATGTGGAGATAAGGTAAGCTAAGTTAAAGACAAAAGGATAATATTTTTGCTCTTCCAGCTCTTGTGCACTAACGCCGACACTTTAAAGCTGATGTTAGGTGAGGCTATTTAGCAAATGATAGAGTTCTCATGGTGATATGCCGGCCACTGTCATGTCCCATCAAGGTGGAAACATTTCTATACTTTAAACTGATATGACAGGAGCTGAGGACGTACCTCAGTTCGTTGAGTGCTTACTTAGCACACTTaaagccctgggttagatccccagTGATGCATAGAATTGACATGGTGTCTCTCAGGAGATGTGTACGATTAAAAATCTGCAGTCAGTCTTTGCTATacatatggagttccaggccatcctgcaATACATGAGATCctatatcaaaacaaacaaacaataaaaacaaataaataaaatgatatcatGTCTAGTTATTTGGGGGAAATTATAGGAAAACTATTAAGTGCATTAAGCTTTAGAGGGGTGAGCCTGCTCACGCAGGCATTTAGATTATGCTTTGGGATCAATGGCGGCTAATCTCCTGTAAGCACCAATGTGCCTTTCCAGTTGCTAGCTGTCTAGACTGAGCTGCTCCTGGCATGTCAAGGGAGAGGTAGGAAGGATTCCAGTGTCTACACTGCCCTGAAGCCATGTTTGATTCATTCATCTATGGACTCTGTGAATCAAATTTTGGTTGTCCTCATGATCTTGGTGGAGGCCAAGTTCCTGACTCACTGAGCTGCTTAGAAACCACTGCTGGATTGTCTATATCCTTTGCTGTCTCAGGGCTGTTTGGCTCCTTCAAGCCTGTTCACCAATTGATAGCGCTCAGGAACAAGTAATTCAGCACTTGAAATCTAAGTATCGGGGTGTGCCACGTTTTCCTTTGATGGCTTTCACGTATTCTTGGCAAGCCTTTGGTTTCTGATAGGTTCAAGGAGATGTGCAAGGAACTTGGGAAATCGAGGCTGCCTGGTGTGGAAATCATTTTAGTAGCGATGATGGAGAGATGTAAGAGCGTCCCTGGCAAAAGTCAAGCATGGTTTTTGCCTCTGTGTTCTGCCGCTCCAGCTTGTGCCAAACCTTTTGTGTGGATCTTTCAGAGGACTCTCTTGTTTTTCAAAATCAACTCCATAACTATTGCCAAACCCAAAGCGAAGAGAACTTgagtgtgagcatgcatgcatatatgcatgtgtagcTATGCATATATAGATGCAGATAAAGAAATTTCCTAATCTATAATTACCGTTGTGGTCCAACTTATCAGTTCAAAGGCTGGTGATATGGTTCAGTAGTAGGGTCCTTTTCTACCATATGCAAAGGCTTGGATCCCATTCATAATCAACTGAGTTGAACTGGTAATGGTGGAATTACCCCTGTAATCCCTACACACCTTGGTCATATGAAGCCCGAGgattctgagttcgaggctacatATATGTTCAAAGCCAActggagctacatagtgagactctgactTGAAACAAATTAGACCTTGCCAGTTCATAGTCTAATAGCTGAGAGCTGTTAACAATTAATTTCCTTTGTGTAGACCTGGCATTGACCTTAGGAAGCACTTTCCTTCTAGACATGAAGATTAGGTTTGGGGAGGAAttgttgtcttctaaatatattGTCTTAATTGGAACAAAACTGGAAATGTAGCTTGGATTGACTTGATTTTTGAAATATTAGCCTTTACCAGCTGTAAGTTTGGGGCAATTTTAAGGTGGTCATTATTGAGATGAATAGAGCTCATGATCTGCAAACATCAGAGCTCAGGGCACAGCTCAGGAATGCCCTCAGGCTTGGGTATCCTACGGGTCAGCTTACCCTCCTCAGGCCCTTGCTTCTTGGCTGGTTGATCCTGGAAGCATTTCCATCAGCCAGTGCCTGAGACCTGAACTAGCCTTCACCCTTCCCAGGGGAAAGGGGACTCCAGGACTAAGGGAATCATAGTCTTTCTTCTCAATAGGACTGTTGCTCTGGGAAGCCAGGGACCTACCCTGACTGCTGCTTGTGAGTGCCAGGCTGCCTGGAACTGAGGTGTGCCACATCCTCAGGAGACTCTGTCAGTCGGATGCAAGGTTGGGAGGAGGGCCTCGCTCATCACTGCTTCTCCTgaatcttctttattttctcatctcctCCCTAAGGAGACAGCACCTTAACCAGGGGACCCtgttccccacctccacccatgCTGCTGAAgcttggctgtgtggtgttggCCCAAGGGCAGCTCTGTGGTACCAAAGCCCCTTGGCTGAGTCTCCATAGCATCTTCTCTGAAAATAGGCTCAGTGGTAGCTGGGAAGTATCAGAGGCCCAGCCTCAGCAGCATGCCATGACTTGTGCCATCCAGTCCATAGTGTGTGCTGAATTCTGGAGCTGAATTTAGAAGCATCCAGACACAGGTTCTAACTCAATTAGTGaatgtctgttttctgttggAACGCCTCAGGAGATGAGGAGGGACTTTTATTTCCAAATTTGGGGAGTGTTGCACTAACCTAGAGGGACCTTGAAGACTTTCAAAGTGGTTATGCTCTTAGCAGCCCCCAGAGGACCTTGCTGGAGAGCTGCCCTCTCGTTGACCTGCTGTCACAGGATGATGCAGGCCTCTgctctaaagtttttttttcagagagcaCATGTTCCTACTTGTGAGCTGGGTGGAACAAAACACCCCATCTCTCAGTTGTATGTCCTCACCCAGAGCCTAGCCCCCAAACGACCTGTTTGTCTTATTGGTGGAAAGAAGCCATTAAGCTCACCATTGGctttttatatagaaaagatGTCATCAAGGTGCATTTTAGTCATTCTGGATCCAAACAGCCTCTATACTtaccatagaagaaaatttaaaaaaaaaaatactagaagcTAAAATGTTCCTGTTTTAATGTGAGTGTGTAACTCTGAGGATAAAGGACATATGTACCCAGGTTCTTTCAATTTGGTTATGTTTTTGAAGAATCCACATTTGTGCCACTTCTGTGTGGATTTAGATAATTGAATCTCTATGTGACACCCCTGCTCATTGTGTCATATTCTATATCTATGTTGGATAATAAAGTCTATCAATAAGAGATTCCCTACGTGATTACATTCTGCCATGATTATCGTGGATGGTTAGTCAACCACTGACTCTCCTATATCCCAGATATTATGCCGGTCCCTTTGCACATGTTACCTCATTTGCTATCATTTCTTTAAGGTGGTGTGgattctttttaatgtgtgtggtcATGGGAAGTGTGTATTCACCCTGAACGGGCAGCAGTCTCATACTCAGCACACGCCGAAGCCACGCTGCTTGGGAGAGATGAAAATCAGAACTCTCGGTCCAAAGAGAGCATGCATGTTCACAGCTCTCATAGCAGTAGggtggggaaaagaaagaaggatctGTCCTCTGCCCTCGGAGGCTCAGACTTTGTTGAAATGGGTATTACCTGCATTGGCTTTCTCTGACCTTTGGAGAGGTCTGTTCTCATTCTTGCAGTCACAGTTGGCGTGTGGTGTGGTGAGGCAAACAAGCCTAGCTCTACCACCAGTTACTGAGTGACTTTGAAAGTTGCTTAGTGTCTCTGACCTTCTATGctcacatgcatttttaaaagggggctgaagagatggctcagtggataagagcaatAGCTactctcccagcacccacatagcagctcacaactgtctgtaagctctagttccaggggatctgataccctcacacagatacatatataccaaacaccaatgtatattaaataaaattaattgattaattaaaaaaatccagcAGAGCCAGTAAACTTGCATTAGTGTATCAAATGCTCAGGCTGGGAAATGCCTCTTCAGGTTTCCCTGTGGCTGCCAGTTGGTAGCACAGAGCACTCTGATAGGATACAAGACCTTAAcatcccatttctttttctccttccttcctttagctCTGGATCTAGTGACTGGAAAATCAAATGCTTCTTAACCTCAAACACCGAGTGTGACCTCACAGATGAGATCGTACAAGATGTGCACCGGATTTATCAAGCAAGGGTCCTATCTGTCCCACCAAATAACACTTATTTGGGGGACCCGCCACTTACAAATGCCCCAGCATTTTTACCTTACCGAGACAGTAAGTAGCTTGGCTTATAATGCCTTCATTCTTGGCCTAGCCTTCTGTATATTCTTGTGCTTTGTGACCCCTACTggccattagattaaacatatGACTCTATATACAGGGAGATAGATAAGCATCTAATAAATGAGCTCCCACTCTCTGCAGATGTGGCAGGAGGTTCACAGAAAGTGAACTTGTGTGTTGATCACTGTGCCATCTACTGTCTACCCTCTGGAGGTTGCACCGAGGCTAGGGTTGTGGCTTTTCCTCCAGATACTCTATCACGATGGATTTTCTGTCCCTTCATCAGATCAGAGGTCCTAGTTGAGAATTTCCCCCAAACAAGCACAGGTCCACAGGGAAGCTCACTTGTGCCTATAATCTGGTGCGTTGGTTCCTCAACCAGCTGAGCTTCATTTGATACCGAGATGAGCCAGTACGTGCCAGCTCTGGGCCAGCCTCCCTCGGGCTATGTTTGAACGTGTGGCATGTATTCTTCCCTACCTTTGTCCCAGTGTGCTAGCCTAGTAAGGAAGTGCAGAGAATTCCCGCCAAGTAGGAGATTTGTGAGGAGGTGGGGCGGCTGTCAGGACTGTGGTTCAGAGGTAGACATTTCATAAGCACATGCAGCCTATTAGGAAGACTGAACTCCAATCCTCTTGCGAGGCCTGCTGGGTCAAACAAAAGTGTTGTATTTTTGGTGTTCCCATCTGTACCCTCTAACAGCACCGTGACGTGGATGGGTACAGGACAATTGACCAGAATTTTACTTCTGATATTTGCTCTCATGGTCTGATTGCCCAGGTGAATGTGCCTGAATTCCCAGGGTCTCCATTGACAAGCCCCTCTCTTCAGACTCCTTGTGTTTTTACCCATGTGTTTCTGCTTCATCTTCATGCAGGCTCACTCACAATCATtctcctcccccagcaccacacacacacacacacacacacacacacacacacacacacacactgtccttaGGCGTGCATAAAGTGAGGACTTATCTGACCATCACATACCCAGAGCACAGGAGGTAACTGGACCAGGAACCACTAGCTTAAAATGGATTCCTTGGTGGACCAGGGACACCTCTTGGGCTTCCCAGCCCCTAATTTATTGTAGCTAAAATATGGCAGCTTGCAAAACTGCATTGGATGATGTGCGTTCCATCATCCACACATGGCCGCCAAACTCTAGAAATATGGCTAATGCTGCCAAGATAAAATACATGCCAGtttttgtaaaatgtaaaatatccaTGAAGTGTTTATATTGATTGCATGTTAAAATGCTAATTTATTAATGGCCCTGTTGAAGCTTATTGTTAAGATTAATTCCACCAGCTCCTTTTCAGATCTTCTAATGCTGAAAGCTCTCCTTGTAGTTCCAGAGGATGGCATTGTTACGTGCTGTCTTGGACTCTAGACGCCCACCACGCCTTTGATTCTGTACAGATGTTCTAGCTGAACGACGGAGGCGCTGTCCATTGTGACAACTAAGTGATCTTTTCtttgcattgattgtaatttCCAGCCAAGgtgatttattttcttccatttcagcAAAACTCGGACAGCCGGTAATTAAGAATTTTAAACAAGTTGACCGAAAACTGAACGTGACAGTAGAAGACCCTCGAACTCTGGTCAGACGGAACGGCACCTTCCTCACCCTGCGGGACATTTTTGGCAAGGAGTTGAGTTACTCACTCTTTTACCGGAGAGACGCGAGCACAGGAAAGGTGAGAGACTTTCTCATTCATCTTTATGCCTTCTTTTATAGACCCTTGATTCTCCACGTCCCGCTGCTCTCCTAGTTCAGATACAGAGGACTAGGGTTTGTCACGGTGGTACGGACGACAGGTCCTCCCTCTCCGGCCACTTCTGAGTTAGTTGCCTTGTGCCCTTGGGCGGGTCCTTTCAGACATTCCAGTCTCCCAACCAAGGAGCTGGACCAGATAATCTCCGAGGGCTCCCAGAGCAGGGAAGTGACTTATTAATTtgtgtgcgcatgcgtgcatgtgtgcatgccgcggtgtgatgctggggattgctACCCAGGGCCTTGTCCACCAGACAAGTTctccaccactgagttacatccctggCCCCCAAATGTGTCCTCTTcagtgactcttttttttttcctacagaaaAAGGGGCTGAACTGAGTTGGATGCACCTAAGTTGTACCTTTTTAGCCTTGGTGAAGGCATCCTTAGCCGTTATCAGGAGATACTGGTCAGCCCAGTAACTTCTAATCCTGTGTCAATGAGGTCTGCATAGACTTTGGTTAGATCCCAGGTTTCACCCTCCTCAGTGATTAAATAAGGGGAAAGAACTCGTGCTGAGCCTCGATGGAATAAGCACTCTTTATCTTTTCACAGAAAGAAGCCACTACAAGCACTAATAATTTTTTCATTGATGTGGATCAAGGAGGAAGCTACTGCTTCTACGTCGAAGCTCTGATTAACTCCAGGAAAATTAACCAAAGGAGCCCAGCAAGCATCACTGAGTGCACGGACCAATGGAGAAGTATAATGGGAGGTGAGTGGCCATGGCTGTCAGTGGCCTGGTTGGCTGCCCCACGTCAGAGCCAACATGTACCTCTTTGGTTCAAACGTTCTGGGAGAAATGACTTTAGGGTGTTTTAGGGTTTCCTTTGGGTTCTCTTTGGGGCATTTAGAAATGATTCCATGTGGCCCCCTTGGTTAGCAAGCACTTCCCTGGGCCCTTGCAATGGGTTCAATTCTGTGGGGCATTGGGTATGCAGAGCAGTTAGGACTTAAGTCTCAGGTCACAGCCATCTCTGCTTGTGCTCCCAGACATTATGATCTGGGGGCAGTGGCTTCTGGACCAGTTATCTCTGGACATGGCAGATATTTCAGTGCATCTATGATGGCCTGTTgctacagggtgtgtgtgtgtgtgtgtgtgtgtgtgtgtgtgtgtgtgtgtgtgtgaacacacactcTGGGTGTTCAGTGTCATGCCTGAAAGCCTGTGGCTATCCCTCTGGGCCCCACAGAGAAGGGGCTCTGCATGCTACCAGGGAAGAAGCAGCAGGGGACAGGAGCAGTGGCCTGGCCCCTGTTAAGTTTCAAGTTATTATGTTAAGGCAAGTAAGCTGGACTCAGAAAGACTAATACCACAGTTTTCTCCTATATGTGGAAacctatatttaaaattatatacctgtgtgtgcttttgtgtgtgtgtgtgtgtgtgtgtgtatgtgtgtgtgtgtgtgcaggtcatgGAACTAGAAAGAGGGCCATGAGAGAGAAGGGTAACTATAAGGGGGAAGGTAATGGAATAGATGTGATAAGAAAGTACAGGGGTGACCTATCTAGGGGGAGGAACTGGAGAAAGACAAAAGGGTATGGGCGTAAGGGATGAATGAGAACAAAGTCTAATTACATGCATTTATGAAAATGCCATCATTAAACCCATTACTTTATATGCTaacctaaaaataatattttaaaatgcaagaaTACATTGAAGCATTCTGCCTTCTTACCACTATTGACAGAAAGTTCTTTCCATTGGGTCCACACCCCTCTGGGCCAGCTCCTGAACCACAAGCCTCCAGACTCCCTTTCCTAAACCTCTATCCTGTGAGGTATTTTCTCTAGAAAGCCTCCTTGCTACACCAGCCAGCTACAGTCCCCCATCTCCTGCACCACAGTGGACCTCCTCTTTGCCCTGCCCATTCATCTTCTACTATGATCTTGGCCACATTTCCACTGCCCGTTCTTCACCCGACTCCGGGGGTCTTCTCTACCTAGGAACATAGGGTGACTCATTCAATGCTACAGCCGTTGACAGTTTCTCTCCAGCATGTGATGCTGGGTAATTCTTTCTTAACCCAAGAATGGTAGAAAGAGTGGAtagaaatagacttcaaatttcAGCAAAGCAGGATGGTATAATTTGGGGTCACGCTCACCTGTGAGTGGGATTTGAGCCTCCAAATtgactttgtgtctttttttttttttcccagaaacacTCATCATTGTGGGAGCAGTGGTGTTCGTGGTCACTGTCTTTATCATCCTCCTGTCCATATATCTGTGCAAGCGCAGaaagggcagagctgggcagaaaagGAAGGAGATCTCCCCACTGTGAGTGGCGGAGAGGAAAGATGCCACTCACTTCCGCATGATCTGCAGAGCACTGTTACCAAGACCTCTGATGGGaacagaggatgtggagcatggaGCTTGAAGACTGACTCAGAAAGGCTCCCTGTGACCTGACACTCCAGCCAACGCTCTGAATCCAACACTACCATTTGTCACTTTAAAATATACTGAACGGTACAGACTGGTTGACACTACAGCGTCTTTTGCACAAACGCTTTAGAACATATTCTATGCTCAGGAAGACACTAGGTCATCGGGGACTTTCGGAAGAGCCTTGGAGAAGCGATTTCATAGGCTGTAGGACAGTGCAGTGGAAATTGGTGGACTTTTCTAGCAGCTGCCCTTTTGTAAAGTGGTATGTGGTTTATTTGTCTCCCCTTCGAGGTACTTTTGGAAGTTCAAAGCAACTGGTAGATTTTCATATTAATGTGTTAAATGCAGGATATTTCTGCTTGGGGCATCTTTCTGATATGTTACAATTTAGCACTTTAACTGACAATGGTGGGGATTAAACATTGATAGCCAATTCTATTTTTATAAGACTACTATATAAAGAAACTACATTGAGTTTTAAGATTTAAGGTACTTTAAAGTGTCCATGGTTAACcttgcatatatttatataaattttaaaggttttgtATGTGGGTTTTTCTATGTATATAGCTTCTATTTGTatatattgaaataatttatttaatatacttttataataaataaaggcCATTGGGAACTGAgactattttatttatatcttccatttattttttactaCTTGGTATTTGCATTAGGTGACTTTGCTGCAGTGACACATGATCCTAAACTCTTAATGGCTTACCACAGTGTACAGTTTTCACTGACACCATATTTGTGAGTCTCGGGAAGACGATGGCTCCTTATAGTGTCTTCTCATTGCAAGACCCCAAACAAAGCAGAGATCTCTATTTGGATCAGAGCaaaggtgaacacacacacacacacacacacacacacacacacacacacacaaacacacacacaccaaaacccaAACACCAAACACATAAACCCAGGTTGCTGCGCCTTCAATGTTTaagccactttttaaaaaaatcactatttaggtcataatataatcacatcaatCCCTCCCTTTGACCCTTGGTCTCATTCCAACTCATGGTCTTAAAACTTCTGGTCCATACTTTGGTTCACATGGCCAAACAAGTCATGTGACCAAGCCTGACAAGATTTGACCTCTGAGAAGGACCAGAAGTCACAAATTGATGGGCAGGGATATAATCTTACAGACAAGGAAGAAAATGCTGAAATCCAGTACAGACGAGAGATTTCTCCCCATTGTCACTCACTTGCATTGTGGATGAGgctaaaagaggaagaaaactgCTTTTGACTATTTATTATCTTGACAAAATTAGAAAGATCAGAGAGGGAGTGAGATGGAACGGAGACTGAGAGCTCTTTGTGGGTGACTACTGAGTTTAGCTCTTGGTTTAGACCTCATTTGAGGAGACTAAGCCCAAGGACTTGGTCATGCTGAGCTGACTTGGTGCCTTCTAAAATGGAGAGACTGAGGGAGATCTTCACATGCAGCAAACTCTGCAGTACAGAAAGAAGATTGGAAGCGGATGAAGACGCAGGTCTGAGCTGGCTGAACCACAATCCTGCTTTGGCTTTCCTCTGGAAGGTTGGGGAGCTGCCAGCGGCCCGTCTAACCTGGTAAGCTTTACTTGTTTACTCAATAACAAACATGCTCAGTTGCCCACTGCAGGGGCTGAGCCTGCTTGCACCCCTGCAGCGTTGGTTAGAGCAGCAAAGGGCATGCCCAGCAGTCCAGAAAGAGAAGGGCCAGGCTTGGGTTCACGTCCTCAGAGAAGGGTACCTTTGCCCTTATCTTGAGTTTCTGCTCACACGTCTTGCCGAGGACAAAGAGCTCCATGTACCACATGAAGGGCAAAGCAGGCTGCAGGAGCTTGTGCCTGGCCCTGCCTTTCTCTGCCAGGAATAATTATAGCATTATGTAATTCCCTTCCTTCATAATCTAAGGAATTTGAATTATCCACAGACTGAAAGCAGGTCTGAATATAAATAAGGTACCTAGCTGTTCACAGAGAGGAAGGCTTCCCAGATCTGATGAGGCAGTAATGCAAGGATCAGAGGGCTCCACTCCAAGCGTTAACCACTGCGCGCAGCCACACCCCTTCTCATTGCGGACACTAAACAGCTGCTCCTTGATCATCCCTGCCACGGGCTCTACAGCTGAAACCAGACACCAGGATTTGCTGCCCTCTAGTGGGCCAAACTGAA is drawn from Onychomys torridus chromosome 6, mOncTor1.1, whole genome shotgun sequence and contains these coding sequences:
- the F3 gene encoding tissue factor codes for the protein MAIPVRPRLLAALAPTFLGCLLAQVTVAAGTPQKAFNLTWKSINFKTILEWKPKPVHYVYNVEISSGSSDWKIKCFLTSNTECDLTDEIVQDVHRIYQARVLSVPPNNTYLGDPPLTNAPAFLPYRDTKLGQPVIKNFKQVDRKLNVTVEDPRTLVRRNGTFLTLRDIFGKELSYSLFYRRDASTGKKEATTSTNNFFIDVDQGGSYCFYVEALINSRKINQRSPASITECTDQWRSIMGETLIIVGAVVFVVTVFIILLSIYLCKRRKGRAGQKRKEISPL